The DNA region AACCGGGCTCCGGCGCTGCCGTCCGGACGCCCTCCGGCCCGCGGACTCGGGCCCCGCCGGGCCGTCCGGGCCCGGGCCGGCCCACCCGGGGACCCCCAGGCCGCCGGGGACGCCAGGGGCGCCCGGGGCACCGGGGCACCGGGGCACCGGGGCACCGGGGCACCGGGGCACCCAGGGACGCCCCGGCACCGTCCGCAGGGGCTCAGAGCGCGCCGAGGACCTTCAGGTACTCCTGCTCGTCACGGGCGTCCGGCAGGCCGTTCACGACGCTCCAGCGGACGACGCCGGCCTTGTCGATCACGAAGGTGCCCCGGACGGCGCAGCCCTTCTCCTCGTCGAAGACGCCGTACGCCCGGGAGACCTCGCCGTGCGGCCAGAAGTCGGAGAGCAGCGGGAAGTCCAGCCCCTCCTGGTCGGCGAAGATCCGCTGGCTGAACGGCGAG from Kitasatospora sp. NBC_00458 includes:
- a CDS encoding peroxiredoxin, which gives rise to MAIEIGTEAPDFELKNQHGELVRLSDFRGGKNVVLVFYPFAFTGVCTGEVCAIQKELPRLQNDEVQVLGLSNDSPFSQRIFADQEGLDFPLLSDFWPHGEVSRAYGVFDEEKGCAVRGTFVIDKAGVVRWSVVNGLPDARDEQEYLKVLGAL